The genomic window CCACGTCCAGCACCGACAGCACACTGGCCTTGAGCTGGGTCTGGTCTTGCGACAAGGCCTTTTTACCGGCCTTGACCTTGGGGTTGGTCAGCTCTTCAATCTCTTCCAGCACACGCTGGCTGCTGACACCGGGCGGCAGTTCGGTCACCACCAGTTGCCACTGCCCGCGGGCCAGGTCTTCGATCTTCCAGCGGGCGCGCACCTTGAGCGAACCACGGCCGGTGCGGTAGGCATCGGCAATGTCGCTGGCGCTGCTGATGATCTGGCCGCCACCGGGGTAATCCGGGCCGGGCACCAGGGCTGCAAGCGCATCGTCGGCCAGGGCTGGCGTCTTGATCAGGGCCACGCAGGCGTCGGCGATCTCGCGCAGGTTGTGGCTGGGGATTTCGGTGGCCAGGCCGACGGCGATGCCGCTGGCGCCATTGAGCAGGCTGAACGGCAGGCGGGCCGGCAACTGGCGCGGTTCTTCGGTAGATCCGTCGTAGTTGGGCTGAAAGTCCACCGTGCCCATGTCGATTTCATCGAGCAGCAGGCTGGTGATCTTGGCCAGGCGGGCCTCGGTGTATCGCATGGCAGCGGCGCCGTCGCCATCACGGCTACCAAAGTTGCCCTGGCCGTCGATCAGCGGATAGCGCTGCGAAAAGTCTTGCGCCATGCGCACCAGCGCGTCGTACGCTGCCTGGTCACCGTGGGGGTGGAAGCGGCCCAACACATCACCGACCACGCGGGCGCTTTTGACGGGGCGGGCACCGGTGTTGCCATTGGCCCCACCAAAGCCCAGGCCCATGCGCGACATGGAATACAAAATGCGGCGCTGCACGGGCTTTTGGCCGTCGCAGACATCGGGCAAGGCGCGGCCCTTGACCACACTCAGGGCGTATTCCAGGTAGGCACGTTGGGCGTAGGTGGCTAGATTCAGTTCGTCATCACCGCCATCACGGGGCGGCTCGGCGGTCAGGTCAAGAGTGGCTTGGTCGGTCATGGAAACTTGTTAATTCGACAATTCTGTAAGGGACTGTGCCGCCTTGGCGGTCTGGCCCGAGCCGATCACCAGATCGTGGGCGTGCAAGGGGTCGCGCCATGTCTTTTTGGCCTGGGCGTCTCCCTCTTGCGGGCTGCTCACGCCGTCCCATCGCAAATTGACATTGGCGCTGTGAAACTGGCCCTGCACACGGGCGCCTGTCGATGCCGCAGGGACAACCCCACGGGCCTGGGGATTGAGGCGCTGGTACAACTGCATGACGGAGCGCACGTAGTTCTGCGTTTCCTTGTAGTTGGGTATCTTGTTGCCCGCCCTTTGCACCGCGCCCTCGCCCGCGTTGTAGGCGGCAACGGCCAGCTCCAGCTGGCCGGGGAACATCTTGATCAAGTCGCGCAGGTAGCGCGCGCCAGTCTGGATATTGGTCTTGGGGTCGGTCAGCTTGGCGGATACCGTGCCGCGCTGGTCATTGGCCAAACCGTAGCGCTCTGCGGTTGCCGGCATGACCTGCATTAGACCGACCGCACCCTTGGGCGACACCGCTGTGGGGTTGAAGCGGGACTCGGTATGGATGACGGCTTGTAGCAGCGCCATATCCAACTGGTGGGCATCGGCCGCGGTGCGCAGATGGTCCTTGACGGCCATGAAACCGGGAGACACTTCAATGGCCGCCACGCTCTTGGCCGAGAACTCGGTTGTGCGGGCTTCCATTTGCCCGCTGCCAACAACCTCTGCGGTGTCCGCGCTGGACGCGGGCAGGCCGCGGAACATCAGCTGGTAACGTTTGTCGAGCTGGCTGGACGCAAAGTGTTTCACGCCCTTGGGATCGGTGTAGATCCACATATCGGCATAGGCCGCCTGACCTGCCAGCAGCACCAGACCGACCAACAGGTTTTGGAGTTTTGCAGCCATCACACGTCCACCTCGACCGAGTCGCCGTGCAACTCCATCAGTTCGCGCCGGGCGGCGGCCTCGCCTTTGCCCATGAGTTTGGTGATCAGCGCCTCGGTATCGCCAAAATTGATGGCGCCCAGTGTGACCGGCAGGAGGCGGCGGGTGTCGGGGTTCAGGGTGGTGTCCCACAACTGCTCGGCATTCATTTCACCCAGACCCTTGAAGCGGCTGATGCTCCACGCGCCCTCGCGCACGCCTTCTTTGCGCAATTTGTCGAGAATGGCGACTAATTCACCCTCATCCAGCGCGTACGCCTTGGAAGCGGGTTTTTTACCGCGCGCGGGGGCATCCACCCGGAACAAGGGTGGACGGGCCACAAACACGTGGCCGGTTTCGATCAGTTTAGGGAAGTGGCGGAAGAACAGGGTCAACAGCAGCACCTGGATGTGGGAGCCGTCCACGTCCGCATCACTCAGTATGCAAACCTTGCCGTAGCGCAGGCCGGACATATCCGGCGAGTCGTTGGGGCCGTGGGGGTCGACCCCGATGGCGACCGAGATGTCGTGGATTTCGGTGTTGCCAAACAGGCGGTCGCGGTCCACTTCCCAGGTATTTAAGACCTTGCCGCGCAGGGGCAAAATCGCCTGGTTTTCCTTGTCGCGGCCCATCTTGGCGCTGCCGCCCGCAGAATCACCCTCGACCAGGAACACTTCGTTGTAGGCAATGTCCTTGCTTTCGCAGTCGGTTAGTTTGCCGGGTAACACGGCCACACCAGAGCTTTTGCGCTTCTCCACCTTTTGGCCGGCTTTTTGTCGGCTTTGCGCGGCTTTGATCGCCAACTCCGCCAATTTCTTGCCGTAGTCCACGTGCTGATTGAGCCACAGTTCCAGCGCGGGGCGCACAAAACTGGAGACCAGACGCACGGCGTCACGGGAATTGAGTCGTTCTTTGATCTGGCCCTGGAACTGCGGGTCCAGCACCTTGGTGGACAACACATAACTAGCGCGGGCAAACACGTCTTCGGGCATCAGCTTGACACCTTTGGGCAACAGCGAATGCAGGTCGATGAAGCTTTTGACAGCGGTGAACAGGCCATCGCGCAGGCCGCTTTCGTGGGTACCACCGGCGCTGGTGGGGATCAGGTTGACGTAACTTTCGCGCACGGGTTGGCCGTCTTCGGTAAAGGCGACACACCAGGAAGCGCCCTCGCCTTCGGCAAAGTTGTCACTTTGGTTGTCTGCAAAACCTTCGCCTTCAAACAAAGGGATGACGGGGTCGCCAGTAAGCGTTTGTGTCAGGTAGTCGCGCAGGCCGCCTTTGTAGAGCCAAGTTTGGGTTTCTTTGGTTTTCTCGATCAGCAGCGACACGCTGACACCGGGCATCAACACCGCTTTGCTGCGCAGCAGGTGGGTCAGCTCGGCCATCGGCAGCGCGGCGGACTCAAAGTATTTGGCATCGGGCCAGACACGTACCGTGGTGCCGGATTTACGGTCACCCTCGCCCGTTTTGCGCGCTTCCAGCGCCTGGGTGACGTCACCGTTTTCAAAGACGATGGTGGCCACCTGGCCCTCGCGATATGAAGTAGCCTCCAGGCGCTTGGCCAGGGCATTGGTCACGCTGACACCCACGCCGTGCAGACCACCGGAGAAGCTGTAGGCGCCGCCCTTGCCCTTGTCGAACTTGCCACCGGCGTGCAGGCGGGTGAACACCAGCTCGATGACCGGCGCCTTTTCTTCGGGGTGCATGCCAAACGGGATGCCGCGGCCATCGTCTTCTACGGCGATGGAGCCATCCACATGGACGGTGACTTTGATCTTTTTACCGTAACCGCCCAGGGCCTCATCGGCCGCGTTGTCCAGCACTTCCTGGATGACGTGCAGCGGGTTGTCGGTGCGGGTGTACATGCCCGGACGTTGTTTGACGGGCTCCAGGCCTTTGAGGACCCGGATGGAACCTTCGGAGTATTCGGGGGTAGCTTTGACGGACATAGGGCGGTGATTGTAATCGCCACACCCTAACACAGCTGTATGCAAATACAGCCAGCAGGGAAAACGGCTTTGTGTTAACCCCAGCACCGCACCTTCGGATTGGCGACAATCTGCCAATGCACCACGCCCCCAAACCGCTTTCCACCGCCCAGGTATTGGCCTGCGGCGCCATCATCGTCACGCTGTCCATGGGTATACGCCACGGTTTTGGCCTGTGGCTGCAGCCCATCACCACCGCCCAGGGCTGGACGCGGGAGACCTTTGCCTTTGCGATCGCCATCCAGAATCTGGCCTGGGGCATTTCCGGCATTTTTGCCGGCATGGCGGCGGACCGTTTTGGGGCATTCCGGGTCATCATTGTGGGATCGCTGCTGTATGCACTCGGGCTGGTGGGCATGGCCTATGCCAGCACGCCCTTGCTGTTTTCCCTGAGTACGGGCGTGTTGATTGGCATGGCGCAGGCCGGTACCACCTATGCGGTGATCTACGGCGTGATCGGCCGCAATGTGAGTGCCGACAAACGTTCCTGGGCCATGGGGGTGGCTGCGGCAGCGGGCTCGTTCGGGCAATTTTTGATGGTACCAACCGAAGGCTTTTTGATCAGCCACTTTGGCTGGCAAGAGGCGCTGGTGATGCTGGGCGTGGCGTCGCTGCTGATGATTCCGCTGGCCTGGGGGCTTCGCGAACCGGCGTTTGGGGGTGCTTCTGCTGCACCCCGCGAGCAGACCATCACCCAGGCGCTGCGCGAGGCCTTCAAATACCCCAGCTTCCAGTTGCTGATGGCGGGTTATTTCGTCTGCGGCTTCCAGGTGGTATTTATCGGTGTGCACATGCCCAGCTATCTAAAAGATAAGGGCCTGTCGCCCCAGGTGGCCAGTTACGCACTGGCGTTGATCGGCCTGTTTAATGTGTTTGGCACCTACGCCGCCGGCGTGCTGGGCCAGAAGATGCAGAAGAAAAACATACTGGCCTTTATTTACTTCGCCCGCGCGGTGGCCATCAGCCTGTTTCTTCTGGCGCCGCTGACGCCCGCCAGTGTGTATGTGTTTTCCAGTGTGATGGGGCTGCTGTGGTTGTCCACAATTCCGCCGACAAATGCCACCGTGGCGCAGATTTTTGGTGTGGCGCATTTGTCCATGCTGGGTGGTTTTGTGTTCTTCAGCCACCAGATCGGCTCCTTCCTGGGCGTCTGGCTGGGTGGTTATCTGTATGACAGGACCGGCAGCTACGACATCGTCTGGTACATCGCCATTGCACTGGGTGTAGCGGCCGCACTGGTCAACCTGCCGGTGAAAGAGGCGGCCATCGTCCGGCCCCTGCCACGGGATACGGTCACGCCATGACGCTGCGCAAGCGCTTGGCTGTTGCAGCACTGGCCCTGGCCGTGTTGGCCGGGGTGTTTGTGCTGTACACCCGGCCAGACTTCATGGTGCAGATGGCCAACCAGGTGTGGGCCTGCTTTTGAACAGCCCCTCCCCTTGGGTTGAGCGCTGGTCGCATTTGCTGGCGCCTGGCACCACCGTGCTGGACGTGGCCTGTGGACCGGGCCGACACCTTGCCTGGTTTGCCGGGCGGGGCCACGCGGTCACGGGGGTTGACCAGGACATTGAACGGGCCCGCCAGCAGGTACCCAGCGCGGAGCTGGTGTGTGCCGACATAGAAGCCGGGGCCTGGCCGCTTCAGCGGGACGGGCAGATGCGCACATTTGGCGCGGTAGTGGTCACCAACTACCTGTGGCGTCCGCTGCTCGACAACATTGTGGGCAGCGTGGCGCCCGGGGGCATACTGTTGTATGAAACCTTCGCCGCGGGCAACGAGGCGTTTGGGCGCCCCAGCCGGCCCGATTTCCTGCTGCAACCCGGCGAACTGCTGCGCGCCTGCACCGCGATGGACGTGGTGGCGTACGAGCACGGTTACCTGCCCGATCCACCGCGGATGGTGCAACGCATAGCAGCGCTGAAGCCCGCTGCTGATGGGGCCAGGCCACCAGAATCGAAGCGCATTGCACTCTAGGTAAAATAGTTGATTACTGACCAAATGACCGACATGAACCAACCCCAAGGCCCCCTTACCGGCAGCATCGTCGCCCTGATCACACCCATGCAGGAAGACGGCTCCGTAGACTACCCGGCGCTGCGCAAACTGATCGACTGGCACATCGCCGAAGGCACGGATTGCATAGGCGTGGTGGGCACCACCGGTGAATCCCCCACGGTCAACGTCGAAGAACACTGCGAAATCATCCGTGTTTCCGTCGAACAAGCCGCCAAACGTGTGCCCATCATGGCCGGCTGCGGCGCCAACTCCACCGCAGAGGCTATAGAGCTGGCGCGTTTTGCCAAGAAGGTCGGCGCCGATTCGCAGTTGCAGGTGGTGCCCTACTACAACAAGCCGACACAAGAAGGCCAGTACCTGCACTTCAAGGCCATTGCTGAAGCCACCGGCGACCTGCCCGTCATCCTGTATAACGTGCCCGGCCGCTCGGTAGCCGATATGGCCCACGACACGGTCATGCGCCTGGCCCAGGTGCCTGGCATCGTCGGTATCAAGGAAGCCACCGGCAATATCGAACGTGCGCAGTGGCTGATCAAGGAAGCGCCCAAGGGTTTTGCCATTTATTCAGGGGATGACCCTACGGCAGTGGCCCTGATGTTGTGCGGTGGACATGGCAATGTCAGCGTCACCGCCAACGTGGCGCCACGACTGATGCACGAGTTGTGTGTTGCGGCCTTGGCTGGCAATGTGAAGCGCGCCATGGAGATCCAATTCCAGTTGCTGCCCTTGCACAAATCGCTTTTCGTAGAATCCAACCCGATTCCCGTCAAATGGGCTGCTGCCCGCATGGGTCTGTGCACAGACGCCCTGCGCCTGCCATTGACCCCGTTGACACAAGCCAATCAGCCGGCACTGGAGCGTGTGATGCGCGCCACCGGTCTGATCTAAGTTCCTGTTCCATTTCAAGGATTTCCGTGAACCCTTTCTTTAAATTGACGCTTGTCAGTGCAGCGATCGCGCTGTCAGCCTGTACCGTTCTAGAGTCTGACAAGGTGGACTATCGCAGTGCAGGTGGCGGCGTAAAGGCGCCCGCACTGGATGTACCGCCCGACCTGACCCAGCTGTCCAAAGACACGCACTATGCGGTGGTAGGCGGCACGGTTTCGGCGTCTGGTTTTAAGGCAGGTCAACCCGCCGCTGTGGCAACTGGCGCTCCTTCCGTTGCGGCCGTCACCATGGGCGATGTGCGCATAGAGCGTTCTGGCAACCAGCGCTGGCTGGTGGTCAACCGCCCCGCGGACAAGCTGTGGGACCCGGTAAGAGAGTTCTGGCAGGACAACGGCTTCCTCTTGGCCATGGACCAGAACACCCTGGGCATCATGGAGACCGACTGGGCCGAAAACCGTGCCAAGATCCCGCAGGACTTCATCCGCTCCTCGCTGGGCAAGCTGTTTGACTCGCTGTATTCGACCGCAGAGCGCGACAAGTTCCGCACCCGCCTGGAGCGCAACGCCAACGGCGAGACCGAAATTTTCATCAGCCACCGCGGCATGATTGAAACCGTCACCACCACATCTGCCAAAGAATCCGGCGGCACACTGTGGCAACCCCGCGCTGCAGACCCCGAACTGGAAGCCGAATTTTTGCGCCGCCTGATGGTCAAGTTGGGTGTTGCCGAGGCACAGGCCAAGACATTGGTAGCAGCCCCCACGATCACCAAAAAGAGTATTGCGTCGGTTTCCACCGAAAACGGACAACCCGCCGTGCGTATTGAAGAGGGCTTTGATGGCGCGTGGCGCCGTGTGGGTCTGGCACTGGATCGCACAGGCTTTACGGTAGAAGACCGCGACCGCAAGCAAGGTATCTACTTTGTGCGCTACGTGCCCCCGAACGCCGAAAACACCGAGCCCGGTTTTTTCAGCAAGTTGTTCAGCAGCAGCAAGGCTACCGACGCGGCCAAATTCCAGATCGCTGTACGCAGCGTGGCCAATGTGACGACGGTGTCCGTGCTCGACGCCAAGGGTGCACCAGAGACTTCGGTCAGTGCCCAGCGTATTGTCAAAGTCATCGCGGACGACATCAAATAAGCAAAACGAGCCGCATCCTGGCGGGCTTGAACAGCCCTTTCAGGGTGTGACAGGCGAAAAAAAAGCCACCGAACGGTGGCTTTTTTGCTGGGCGCTCGATTTAGCTCTTTGCTGGCTCGGAAGCAGTAGCAGATGCTGGAGCGGCAGGAGCCGATGCGTCAGCAGCAGGAGCGGAAGCAGCAGGTGCAGCAGGAGCTGGAGCGGCGACAGGAGCGGGAGCAACTACTGGAGCAGGAGCTTCTTCTTTCTTACCGCAAGCAGCCAAGGCAGCGGCAGCGATAACGGCTGCCAAGACGAGTGATTTGTTCATTTTTAAAAACTAGAGTGAGTTAACGAAACAATTTTCGGAAATTGTCAAAGCAGCGCGCCGCCCAGACTCAGACAAAAAGCATTCGATCTCTTTTTGCCTAACCGGCGAGTATACAGGATAGTCCCTCTATACACGGGAAAACCCTCTATACCGTGGCTATAAACCCAAAGTTGTTGCCGAAAATCCAGGTGAACTTTGGCGCCGGCATTCGTCAAGCTCTTCCTTGAGCAGCACCCGCCGTGCCGGTTCCAGGTCCGCCACACCGGTGCTACGCACCAAATCGAGGCGCCGCATGGCCCATTGTGGGCTCCACAGAGCACTGGGCATTTCACTGGCGTCAATATTCTTGCAAACCCGGCACTCAATGATGTGGTCCCACGTCTTGCGCCAGGTGACAAAGCGGGGTTGGTAACGGATGACAGAGTCGTAACTGCGTGCTAGGAGCACCAATTGACGGCCGCTTCCGGCCCAGGCCTGCAAGGATTCGGAAACGGCACGCTCTCCGAGCGGCCATTCTTCAAAATTCGCATCGCTCCAAACCATGGACGGCCAGTTTTCTTGCGCTGCGCGCGCCAAAGCGGCCCGAATGGTCTGCGCAAACGCCTTGGGCCCGCTGAATGGGCCCTTCAGCACCTCACCACCACTGTCTTCACCGGTTTCAGTTGTCGCCATGGATCCACCCCGCTTCCAACCAGTCTTGCACCAATTCACGGGCCGGTGCACTCAGCCGTTTGACGCTAGTTGCGCCTAAAACCCGTTCATCGGCAAGCAAACGCATCAATTGTGCGTCCCGCCCAGAGGCCAGGAAACTCTCGCCGTTGATAAACACATGTTTGGCGTCATAGGCCATGCGGGTGCGCCGGTCCAGAACCAAACCGGCGTCCGCCTCGCCCGTGGCTTCCGCGTCGAACAGGACATGCCCCTTGGGCTCGGTCAGATACTCGCCCAATATCCGTTGGAGGGCAAGCGGGTCGCGCAGTGCATCTTCCAGAGCCTTGCGGGCGAACGCGACGAGTGTGTCGGGAATCTGCCCGGCCTGGGCCACTGCCGCCTGTTTGGGATCGGCATACAAGCCCTCACCCACGGCATCTCCCGCATCTTCGGCCAGACGCTGCAAAAGCTCGCCAGCCAATTCTGATCGACTGGGCGCCCTGAAACCTATGGAATAGGTCATGCACTCGCCCTCTGCAATACCGTCGTGTGCGTAACGGGGCGGAAGATACAGCATATCCCCCGGATTGAGCACGAACTCCATTTCAGGCTCAAAGTGGGCCAGTATCTTCAGCGGCATGCCAGGCTGCAGGCTCAGGTCTTTTTGTTTGCCAATACGCCAGCGCCGCTGGCCATGGGCCTGCAACAAAAACACGTCGTAACTGTCGAAATGCGGTCCCACACCGCCGCCGTCGGTGGCGTAGCTGACCATCACATCGTCCAGACGCGCATCGGGCACAAAACGAAACTGGTTCATCAGCGCGTGCACGCGTTCATCGAGCAGGTCCACACCCTGCACCAGCAGCGTCCAGCCAGTCTGTTTGAACGGGGGCAGGGCCTTGCGGCCAAACGGCCCGTGTTTGAAACGCCAAGGCTGTTTGCCACCCTCGCTGGCCTGCACCACCAGGCGCGACTGCACCTCTTCTTGCGCCGCCAGGTCGAGCAAATCGCTGCGGTCCAACGGGGGGACAAAGCCAGGAATCGCCTGGCGGATGACCAAGGGCTTTTTTTGCCAATGGCGTTGCATAAAGGTCTTGGGTGCAAGCCCGCCCAGGAGCTGCAGAGGTGTATCAATGTTCATGGGACAATTCTGCCCTATGGAAATCACTGAACAATGCGTCGTTGCCCTCACCTGGACGCTGAAAGACACTTTGGGCGAGGAACTGGACGTTTTGGACGAGCCAGTGGAGTTTTTGGTCGGCGGCCACGACCTGCTGCCCGTGATCGAAACGGCGCTGCAAGGCCACGGTGTGGGTGCCAGCTTGCAACTGCAGATCGAGCCCGAACAGGCTTTTGGTGACTTCAACGACCAGTTGTTGTTTCTGGAGCCCCGCCACCTGTTTCCGGCGGATCTGCAGGAAGGCTTGACCATGGAAGGCAGCGCCCTGCCCGAAGGTTGCCATGCCGATGCCCCGAAAGACGCGCTGTACACCATCACCGACATCTACCCCGACCACGTGGTGCTCGACGGCAACCACCCACTGGCCGGCATTGCCATCCGCATCAGCCTGAAGGTGGAGGCCGTGCGCGACGCGACAGAAGAAGAAATCGGGCGCGGCAGCTGCGGCACTGGCTTCTTCAAGCTGCAGGTTGGGCACACAGAAGACGATGTGCACGCAGACCGAACGCTGCACTAGAATCTCTTAGGCAAAACCCACCTCTAGCCCCCGTCGGTATTCAGTGTATTGCTATTGTTATGATAGCAATGTGCAGATAGCCTCAGTGCTTGCCGGTCGAGCCATAACCGCCCGCACCGCGCTCCGAGGCCACAAAGTCCGCCACGATGTTGAACTGCGCCTGCACCACCGGCACGATGACCAGTTGCGCAATACGCTCCATGGGCTCTATCGTGAAGGCCACATCACTGCGGTTCCAGGCGCTGACCATCAGCTGGCCCTGGTAGTCGCTGTCGATCAGCCCGACCAGATTGCCCAGCACGATGCCGTGTTTGTGGCCCAAGCCCGAGCGCGGCAATATCAGCGCGGCATACGCCGGGTCTTGCAGGTAGATGGCCATGCCGGTGGGCACCAGTTGCCACGCATTGGGCGCCAGCGTTAATGGCTCGCTCAGGCAGGCCCGCAGGTCCAGCCCGGCGCTGCCCGGCGTGGCATAGGTCGGCATCTGCTCGTTCAGGCGGGTATCAAGAATTTTGACGTCAATCTTCATTTTTCAGTGTTGGGTTACAGGGGGAATACGGCCGGCAATCTCGGTTATGAGTTGCCGGGCCAGCGCGAGTTTGTTGTTGTGGGGCAGTTCGCGGGTGCCGTTGGCGTCCACCAGCAACATGGCATTGTCGTCCTTGCCAAAAGTGGCCGGACCAATATTGCCGACCAGCAGTGGCACGCCCTTGCGGATGCGCTTGGCCGTGGCGTGTGCCAGCAGGTCATGGCTTTCCGCAGCAAAGCCCACGCAGAACAATGCGCCACTTTGCGCGCGTGCAGACTGAGCAATCGTGGCCAGGATGTCGGTGTTCTCCACAAATGACAGGGTGGGCGTCTGGCCGGAACCGTCCTTCTTGATCTTCTGGTTGGACGCCTGCGCAGGCCGCCAGTCCGCCACCGCCGCAGTTGCTACGAATACGCTAGCGGCTTGTGCACTCGCCACGCAGGCTGCGAGCATATCGGCCGCAGACTGCACGTCGATACGCTGCACACCACGCGGGGTGGGTAGCGACACTGGCCCCGCCACCAGCGTGACCTGCGCACCGGCCTCCTGCGCCGCACGCGCAATGGCGAAACCCATCTTGCCGCTGGACCGGTTGGTGATGCCGCGCACCGGATCAATGGCTTCAAAGGTAGGCCCGGCCGTCACCAAAACGTGTTGGCCCGACAGGGGCTTGGGCTGAAAGAATGCAATAACGTCTTGCAGCAATTCCTGCGGTTCCAGCATACGGCCATCACCGGTTTCACCGCAGGCCTGGAAGCCACTGCCAACACCTAGAATCGAGGCGCCGTCCGCCGCCAGTTGAGCCAGGTTGCGCTGGGTCGCGGGGTGGGCCCACATCTCGCGATTCATGGCGGGTGCGACCAGCAGCGGCACGGTGTCGATGGGCCGGGCCAGGCACATCAGGCTCAACAAATCGTCGGCTCTGCCATGCAGCAACTTGGCCATGAAATCGGCACTGCAGGGGGCGATCAAAATAGCGTCAGCCTCGCGGCTGAGGTTGATATGCGCCATGTTGTTATCGGGGCGGGCGTCCCATTGTGAATCGAAAACCGGGCGGTTGCTCAGTGCTTGCATGGTCACGGGTGTGATGAACTGGGCGGCGGCCTCGGTCATCACGACCTGCACGGTAGCGCCCTCTTTGATCAGGGCCCGGCACAACTCGGCCGCCTTGTAACAGGCGATGCCGCCAGTAAGGCCCAGGACGATGTGTTTTCCAGCGAGGTCGTTCATGGGGGGCAATGTAGCAGAGCGCGTCTGGTTTGCGAGACCGGATGAGATGCTAGGCGCGGGCCACCGCAAAGGCTGGTGCCTTTGCAAGGTTCGCAACGCCGCAGATCGCCGGTATCGCAAACCTGACACGTATAATCTCGCTTTACCACCTCCCTGAGCCTACAAGCTCCCCCTGACATGACCAAATTTGTCTTCGTCACCGGCGGTGTGGTGTCTTCCCTTGGCAAGGGAATCGCCTCAGCCTCCCTCGCTGCGATACTGGAATCGCGGGGCCTAACAGTCACCCTGATCAAGCTGGACCCCTACCTCAACGTCGATCCGGGCACCATGTCACCCCTGCAGCACGGTGAAGTTTTTGTCACCGACGACGGCGCAGAAACGGATCTGGATTTGGGCCACTACGAGCGTTTCATCGAAACGCGCATGCGCAAGGCCAACAACTTCACCACCGGCCAGATCTACAAAAGTGTGCTCGACAAAGAGCGCCGCGGCGACTACCTGGGCAAGACCGTGCAGGTCATCCCCCATGTCACCAATGAAATCCAGGAATTCGTCAAACGCGGTGCGCGTTTTGGCGAGCCTGATGCGGTGGATGTAGCCATTGTCGAAATCGGCGGCACCGTGGGTGACATCGAGTCCCTGCCCTTTCTGGAAGCCGTGCGCCAGATGAGCCTGAAACTCGGCCCCAACAACAGTGCTTTTGTGCACCTGAGTTATGTGCCGTGGATTGCGGCTGCGGGTGAACTGAAGACCAAACCCACACAACACACGGCCAAGCAGTTGCGCGAGATTGGCATCCAGGCCGATGCCTTGTTGTGCCGCGCCGACCGCCCGATTCCGCACGAAGAACGTTCCAAGATCTCACTGTTCTCCAACGTACCCGAATGGGGCGTTATATCGATGTGGGATGTGGACACCATCTACAAGGTGCCACGCATGTTGCACGAGCAGGGCTTGGACGGCCTGATCTGCGACAAGCTGCGTCTGAACACACCACCCGCGAACCTCAAACGCTGGGACGATCTGGTCTATGAGACCGAGCACCCGCAAGGTGAAGTCAGCATCGCCATGGTCGGCAAGTATGTGGACCTCTCCGACAGCTACAAATCGTTGAACGAGGCGCTGCGCCATGCTGGCATGAAAAACCATGTCAAGGTCAGCATCGACTACATCGACTCTGAAACCATCACCCCCGACAGCGTTTCGCGTCTAGCCAAGTTTGATGCGGTGCTGGTGCCCGGTGGTTTTGGCAAACGCGGCATTGAAGGCAAGATTTGCGCGGCCCGTTTTGCCCGTGAAAACAAGGTGCCTTACCTGGGCATCTGCCTAGGGATGCAAGTGGCCACTATCGAGTTCGCCCGCCATGTGGCT from Rhodoferax sp. AJA081-3 includes these protein-coding regions:
- a CDS encoding lytic transglycosylase domain-containing protein, producing MAAKLQNLLVGLVLLAGQAAYADMWIYTDPKGVKHFASSQLDKRYQLMFRGLPASSADTAEVVGSGQMEARTTEFSAKSVAAIEVSPGFMAVKDHLRTAADAHQLDMALLQAVIHTESRFNPTAVSPKGAVGLMQVMPATAERYGLANDQRGTVSAKLTDPKTNIQTGARYLRDLIKMFPGQLELAVAAYNAGEGAVQRAGNKIPNYKETQNYVRSVMQLYQRLNPQARGVVPAASTGARVQGQFHSANVNLRWDGVSSPQEGDAQAKKTWRDPLHAHDLVIGSGQTAKAAQSLTELSN
- a CDS encoding DNA topoisomerase IV subunit B, whose translation is MSVKATPEYSEGSIRVLKGLEPVKQRPGMYTRTDNPLHVIQEVLDNAADEALGGYGKKIKVTVHVDGSIAVEDDGRGIPFGMHPEEKAPVIELVFTRLHAGGKFDKGKGGAYSFSGGLHGVGVSVTNALAKRLEATSYREGQVATIVFENGDVTQALEARKTGEGDRKSGTTVRVWPDAKYFESAALPMAELTHLLRSKAVLMPGVSVSLLIEKTKETQTWLYKGGLRDYLTQTLTGDPVIPLFEGEGFADNQSDNFAEGEGASWCVAFTEDGQPVRESYVNLIPTSAGGTHESGLRDGLFTAVKSFIDLHSLLPKGVKLMPEDVFARASYVLSTKVLDPQFQGQIKERLNSRDAVRLVSSFVRPALELWLNQHVDYGKKLAELAIKAAQSRQKAGQKVEKRKSSGVAVLPGKLTDCESKDIAYNEVFLVEGDSAGGSAKMGRDKENQAILPLRGKVLNTWEVDRDRLFGNTEIHDISVAIGVDPHGPNDSPDMSGLRYGKVCILSDADVDGSHIQVLLLTLFFRHFPKLIETGHVFVARPPLFRVDAPARGKKPASKAYALDEGELVAILDKLRKEGVREGAWSISRFKGLGEMNAEQLWDTTLNPDTRRLLPVTLGAINFGDTEALITKLMGKGEAAARRELMELHGDSVEVDV
- a CDS encoding MFS transporter produces the protein MHHAPKPLSTAQVLACGAIIVTLSMGIRHGFGLWLQPITTAQGWTRETFAFAIAIQNLAWGISGIFAGMAADRFGAFRVIIVGSLLYALGLVGMAYASTPLLFSLSTGVLIGMAQAGTTYAVIYGVIGRNVSADKRSWAMGVAAAAGSFGQFLMVPTEGFLISHFGWQEALVMLGVASLLMIPLAWGLREPAFGGASAAPREQTITQALREAFKYPSFQLLMAGYFVCGFQVVFIGVHMPSYLKDKGLSPQVASYALALIGLFNVFGTYAAGVLGQKMQKKNILAFIYFARAVAISLFLLAPLTPASVYVFSSVMGLLWLSTIPPTNATVAQIFGVAHLSMLGGFVFFSHQIGSFLGVWLGGYLYDRTGSYDIVWYIAIALGVAAALVNLPVKEAAIVRPLPRDTVTP
- a CDS encoding bifunctional 2-polyprenyl-6-hydroxyphenol methylase/3-demethylubiquinol 3-O-methyltransferase UbiG; amino-acid sequence: MNSPSPWVERWSHLLAPGTTVLDVACGPGRHLAWFAGRGHAVTGVDQDIERARQQVPSAELVCADIEAGAWPLQRDGQMRTFGAVVVTNYLWRPLLDNIVGSVAPGGILLYETFAAGNEAFGRPSRPDFLLQPGELLRACTAMDVVAYEHGYLPDPPRMVQRIAALKPAADGARPPESKRIAL
- the dapA gene encoding 4-hydroxy-tetrahydrodipicolinate synthase; translated protein: MNQPQGPLTGSIVALITPMQEDGSVDYPALRKLIDWHIAEGTDCIGVVGTTGESPTVNVEEHCEIIRVSVEQAAKRVPIMAGCGANSTAEAIELARFAKKVGADSQLQVVPYYNKPTQEGQYLHFKAIAEATGDLPVILYNVPGRSVADMAHDTVMRLAQVPGIVGIKEATGNIERAQWLIKEAPKGFAIYSGDDPTAVALMLCGGHGNVSVTANVAPRLMHELCVAALAGNVKRAMEIQFQLLPLHKSLFVESNPIPVKWAAARMGLCTDALRLPLTPLTQANQPALERVMRATGLI